In Salvelinus fontinalis isolate EN_2023a unplaced genomic scaffold, ASM2944872v1 scaffold_0365, whole genome shotgun sequence, one DNA window encodes the following:
- the LOC129845776 gene encoding uncharacterized protein LOC129845776 has protein sequence MLRRRATRSSGPEPESLDCPPETPDNREMRDSPTAPLNDRTDQVEDHTANMSPTDQMADVHQSRSQKWKVVLIILCLSATVSVTLSSPLVTFRTNSTQAHSLPPPVLSTCPLHTANETITPVKGSTHLMVSAYQDHREGGATRIIAMVNRDRPMSLYCVLCCSGHAPQVAPAAVVTHSVHYGYPYVAADMLCLEEPGCHATHVTLGTSLDIQDTLNRTFLSIQNRERREEDFPFYLTVCMSSMFGDYNNVQQFVQTMEFYKLLGVRRVVLYLTSCGPDLEKVLQYYAEEGTLEVIGWPINHFLKPSTGWKAQELEGDIHLNGQLTIMNECIYRNMYRSRYVLLADVDQLLVPASHSSLLPLMEDLQGQHPDAAVFLMETHLFPATAGTATQDHSARRRAPGVDLLDYVYRELILEDAFRSYKMVVNPRLVLQTAMFEVTQSYGDSVRVPSDVCKIMQVKEARRESWTNEQLVLDRRLWEFGDYLVPSVDEVLQKLGIQTSQWERVVL, from the exons ATGTTGAGAAGAAGAGCAACACGATCATCTGGACCAGAGCCTGAATCTCTTGACTGCCCCCCTGAAACTCCTGacaacagagagatgagagactcCCCTACAGCCCCACTGAATGACAGAACAGACCAGGTGGAGGATCACACAGCCAACAT GTCTCCAACAGATCAAATGGCTGACGTGCACCAATCCAGGAGTCAGAAATGGAAAGTGGTTTTGATCatcctgtgtctgtctgccacagTATCTGTCACACTGTCTTCCCCATTGGTGACTTTCAGGACCAACTCTACTCAAGctcactcccttcctccccctgttctctctacctGCCCTCTTCACACAGCCAATGAGACTATAACACCAGTCAAGGGTTCAACTCATCTAATGGTGTCTGCATACCAGGACCACAGGGAAGGGGGAGCCACACGCATCATTGCCATGGTCAACAGAGACCGACCCATGTctctgtactgtgtgttgtgCTGCTCAGGACATGCCCCCCAGGTTGCTCCAGCTGCTGTCGTAACGCACAGCGTCCACTATGGTTACCCGTATGTGGCCGCAGACATGCTTTGCCTCGAAGAACCAGGATGCCACGCCACGCACGTCACTCTCGGCACATCCCTCGACATCCAGGACACCCTCAACCGGACATTTCTGAGCATCCAGAACCgggagagacgggaggaggactTCCCCTTTTACCTCACCGTGTGCATGTCCAGCATGTTTGGAGACTACAACAACGTCCAACAGTTTGTCCAGACCATGGAGTTTTACAAGCTCCTGGGGGTGCGGAGGGTTGTCCTCTACCTCACCAGCTGTGGACCTGACCTGGAGAAGGTCCTCCAGTACTACGCAGAGGAGGGCACTCTGGAGGTGATTGGCTGGCCCATCAACCACTTCCTCAAGCCCTCTACTGGGTGGAAGGCCCAGGAGCTGGAAGGGGATATCCACCTCAACGGCCAGCTGACCATCATGAACGAGTGCATCTACAGGAACATGTACAGGTCACGGTACGTCCTCCTGGCTGACGTTGATCAGCTCCTGGTCCCGGCCTCACACAGCTCTCTTCTGCCCCTCATGGAGGACCTGCAGGGGCAGCACCCCGACGCAGCCGTGTTCCTGATGGAGACGCACCTCTTCCCTGCCACAGCCGGTACTGCTACGCAAGACCATTCCGCACGGAGGAGGGCGCCGGGGGTGGATCTGCTGGACTACGTCTACAGAGAGCTTATTCTTGAAGACGCCTTCCGCTCCTACAAGATGGTGGTCAACCCCCGTCTGGTGCTGCAGACGGCCATGTTTGAGGTGACACAGAGCTATGGGGACTCTGTCAGGGTTCCGTCCGACGTGTGTAAGATCATGCAGGTGAAAGAGGCTCGGAGAGAAAGCTGGACCAATGAGCAGCTGGTCCTCGACAGAAGACTCTGGGAATTTGGAGATTATCTTGTGCCCTCTGTCGATGAAGTTTTACAGAAATTAGGAATTCAGACATCTCAGTGGGAGCGTGTAGTACTGTAA